Sequence from the uncultured Methanobrevibacter sp. genome:
TAGAGGTTTTCCGTTGATTAAACTGGTAGAAAGGTACTTAAAAGCGGGATATGTTGATAATGGTGTGTTTAATAGGACTGTAAGTGGTACTCCTCAAGGAGGATTACTTTCACCTTTACTGGCAAATATTGCTTTAACTGGACTTGAAGACTATTTAAACATCTCTTACAAGAAGAGAACTCAAATACGAAATGGTGAAACCAAAGAATTTTATGAAACTAAAGGAAAATATCGTGTTACTCGATATGCCGATGATTTCGTTATTTTCGCAAGAAGCAGAAGATAAAACTAAAATTACACACATTTCTGAAGGACTTGATTTTCTAGGATTCAATTTCAGACAATATAAAACTAATAAAGGTTTAAAATGTTTGATTAAACCATCAAAAGATAGTATCAAAAATTTTAAAGCTAAAGTGTCTGAAAGAGTCAGATGGCATCACGGAGACAACGTGGACAGTCTGATAGACTCTTTAAACCCTTTAATAATTGGCACTGCCAATTATTGGAAACCTACTGTTGCTAAAAAGATATTTTCAGATATGGATTACTATATATGGAACAAAATATATAAGTTTTTGCGCCGTTTGCACCCAAATAAAGGTTGGAAATGGATTAAAAGAAAATATTTCCCAGAATACGATGATGGATATCATCGTGGAAAATGGGTACTAACTGGTCCTAAACAAGAGAATCATTTAATTAAAATGAGTTGGACTAAGATTAAGCGACATAAAATGATAACACACAATAATTCACCATATGACAAAAGTAAAGAGAACTACTTCATGAATCGATGAAATATCATGACTGAACTTTCGGATAAAGTTCTGCTTGAGCCGTATGTTTGGAAACGGACACGTACGGTTCTTAAGAGGGTGCGGACGAGCAATCGTCCAATCCTATCTAACTTTAATGCAATTCATCCACGACCTTGAAGAGGTCATGGTATTCTTGCATCATTAGATAAAAGAATGGATTATGATGAAACAAACAGGATTCTGCAGAATTGTTGCCTACATACCCTGGTAGTACCGTGAATGTATTGTTATATCCGTAGGATATGGATTAACAATACTTATCTATCATTAAAACTATAATATATTCATGGTAAAAAATTGTCCGAAATGTGGAAATCAGCTTAAGGTGACTGATTTGTTTTGTCCCAATTGTGGTGAGAGAGTAGTCAGTGTTGGTGGTGATGATTACTTCGACATAATAAGGGACATAATATATGTTGATGGAAGGATTTCCAAGGCGAAGGTGATAGGAGTTGCATTTTTCCTTATATTATTCGTATATGATTTGGTAATGCTGGTTCCTGGATCTCTTCGTGCAGGACCGTTGCCGTTTATTATAACTGTTTTTATGGCTTATTTTGCAGGTCTTTTCTACTATGCAATCTGCAGAGGAGTAGGATTCATAGTGAGAAAGGCCATGAGTTAAAAAGAACTCATGAATCTTTCCTTAATTGTTATCGGGTCCAAGTCTATTATTGGTGCCTTTGAATTTCCAGCATCTGTTTTATAAACGATAAAACTTGCATTTTCACTGTAGAAAATATCTTTTAAATTCACGTCTTCATAATTGTACGCATTTTTAAATCCGACACTTTTTGCAATGTCTACAAAATCAACTAGCTGTGCATATGTGTCCTGATTTCCTGTTGAACCATAAGCGCCATTGTCAATAACAATCCAGGTGAGGTTGTCCGGATTTTGTGCAAACACTGTTACAAGTGATCCCATATTCATAAGAAGTGATCCGTCACCGTCGATTACAACAACATGCTTGTGGGGCTTTGCAAGTGCCAGGCCAAGTCCTATTGATGAGGCAAGACCCATTGAACCGATCATATAGAAGTTTTCAGGTCTGTCGTTTATTTCATAGAGTTCCCTTGAGGGAAATCCAATATTACAGATAATTAATTCATCTTCAATATCTTCCATTATGTCTTTAATCGCATCATATCTTGCCATGTTATCACCAATATTTGATTTCAAGCAATACGCTTACCGGTTTTCCTTCCTCTTCGGACAATTCCCAACCGAGTCTCACATCATCATATGCCGCTTCTGCATTTGCCGGTTTGAAAAAGTTAAAGTTCATCGCTTCAAGTATTCTTGGGGTTGATTCGCCCATCGGGATCTGTCCGCATATGTTTTCTCCGTCGGTTCCCCTGTGACTCATTATCATGAGCAATGGAAATTCATAAAGTTCCATCAATGATTTCAGTGCATTGATTGAGTTTCCAAATCCTGAATTCTGCATAAGTATTGCAGTCTTTTTGCCTCCAAGATATGCTCCTGCACAAATCCCAATTCCCTCCTCTTCACGGGTAACCGGGATATGTGTTATTTCATCGTCTTCATCTATCATTTCTAGCAATCTTGTAAGGTTAACGCAGGGAACACTAACTATAAAATCTATTCCTGCATCTTTAAGTCCATTATAAATAGCTTCTGTACTATCCATATAATCACTTCAAAATTATTTAATAAACTTTATTTTATATTAAAAAGTATTTAAATTATTTGTTAAGATAATAGTAACCTTTTTATTTGTTTAAATCTAATATAAAATCATGTTTGATAAACTACCAATTTCTTCTGAAACAGAAAAGATTTTGACCAAATCTCTTGATGAGGCAATCACTGTTGAGGAAGCAAATCACTTAATGAATATTAAAGGGCAGGATTTACATCCCTTACTTGCAACCGCTGATTATTTAAGACAGAAAATCGTTGGAGACGACGTGACATTCATTAATAACTGTAATGTCAACTTTACAAATATCTGTACCGTTAGATGCGGATTCTGTGCATTCGGAAAGGATGCCGATGATCCTGAAGCTTACATATTAAATGATGAGCAAATCCTTGCAAAGGCTCAGGGTGCGGTCGAAAAGGGTGCACATGAGTTTTGTGTAATGGGTGGAGTCCTGCCTGATGCTGATATTGAATATTATGAACATCTGTTGCATTTGCTTAAGGATGAGTATCCTAATGTC
This genomic interval carries:
- the comD gene encoding sulfopyruvate decarboxylase subunit alpha codes for the protein MDSTEAIYNGLKDAGIDFIVSVPCVNLTRLLEMIDEDDEITHIPVTREEEGIGICAGAYLGGKKTAILMQNSGFGNSINALKSLMELYEFPLLMIMSHRGTDGENICGQIPMGESTPRILEAMNFNFFKPANAEAAYDDVRLGWELSEEEGKPVSVLLEIKYW
- a CDS encoding group II intron maturase-specific domain-containing protein codes for the protein MKLKENIVLLDMPMISLFSQEAEDKTKITHISEGLDFLGFNFRQYKTNKGLKCLIKPSKDSIKNFKAKVSERVRWHHGDNVDSLIDSLNPLIIGTANYWKPTVAKKIFSDMDYYIWNKIYKFLRRLHPNKGWKWIKRKYFPEYDDGYHRGKWVLTGPKQENHLIKMSWTKIKRHKMITHNNSPYDKSKENYFMNR
- a CDS encoding zinc ribbon domain-containing protein, which produces MVKNCPKCGNQLKVTDLFCPNCGERVVSVGGDDYFDIIRDIIYVDGRISKAKVIGVAFFLILFVYDLVMLVPGSLRAGPLPFIITVFMAYFAGLFYYAICRGVGFIVRKAMS
- the comE gene encoding sulfopyruvate decarboxylase subunit beta — protein: MARYDAIKDIMEDIEDELIICNIGFPSRELYEINDRPENFYMIGSMGLASSIGLGLALAKPHKHVVVIDGDGSLLMNMGSLVTVFAQNPDNLTWIVIDNGAYGSTGNQDTYAQLVDFVDIAKSVGFKNAYNYEDVNLKDIFYSENASFIVYKTDAGNSKAPIIDLDPITIKERFMSSF